Genomic DNA from bacterium:
GATTAACTCAATAACTGTTGACTAACGATACGTTAAGGTGTATAATATTAGCGTATGCAAGTAAAACTTCACAAAAAAGCTACTACAACTTTAGCAATAAGAAAAGCAATTAAAGAAAGTTCTCTTTCTGCTTATGCTTTGGCTAAAAAGTATGGCATTAGCCAGACTACTGTCCAGAGGTGGAAGAAGTCAGAAAGCCTTGAAGACAAGCCTTCCCGTCCTCATAAACTCAACACCATTCTAACTCCAGAGCAAGAAGACCTCATCTGCTTTGAAAGAAAACAGTTTAAGAAAACGATAGAGGAGATTTTCTTTACTCTTGAGGATAAAATTCCTACTCTCTATCCTATGAAGATATACCGTTGTCTCAAAAGACATAGTCTTGATGCCTTGCCTTTAGAGTTTGTAAAGATAGAAAGAAAGATCAAGAAATTTAGAAAATATGGTATTGGTTATCTTCATATTGATCTTTTATATGCTCCTAAAATCAATAAAGAAAGAAGCTATATCTATACTGCTATTGACAGAGTAAGCAAGGTTGCTTTTGTAATGCTTGGAAAAAGCAAAACCAAGACTCCTGGAGCTTTCTTCTTAAAACAAGCTTTAAGATTCTATCCATACAAAACAAACTACATCTTAACCGATAATGGCATTGAATTCTCTTACAAGGCTTTACCAAAAGGAAAGAAGACCAAGAAGATTCATCCTTTTGATAATATCTGCCAAGAAAACAAGATTCAACATAGAACCATCAAATTTAAGCATCCTTGGACTAATGGTATG
This window encodes:
- a CDS encoding DDE-type integrase/transposase/recombinase, producing MQVKLHKKATTTLAIRKAIKESSLSAYALAKKYGISQTTVQRWKKSESLEDKPSRPHKLNTILTPEQEDLICFERKQFKKTIEEIFFTLEDKIPTLYPMKIYRCLKRHSLDALPLEFVKIERKIKKFRKYGIGYLHIDLLYAPKINKERSYIYTAIDRVSKVAFVMLGKSKTKTPGAFFLKQALRFYPYKTNYILTDNGIEFSYKALPKGKKTKKIHPFDNICQENKIQHRTIKFKHPWTNGM